GGGGCGAGCCGCTCGGAGATGAAATCCCGCGCATGCGACAGGATCACCGCGCGGCCCTTGGCGTTGGCATAGTCCCGTTCCTTCGGGCCAAGCCGGAATCGGCTGCGAAACTTGGAGCGGGCCAGCCGCTCGAACAGCTGATCCGGAGCTGTCATTCCATGCTCTCGAGATAGGTGCGTACGGCGTCCTGCACGTGGCGGAAGCGGTCGCCGCCAAGGTGCTTGCCGCCGTACCAGCGGGTCACCACGATGATGTGGTTGCGGACCTCCTCGCGCTCCAGCATCCGCAGGATCACCATGCCCGCGCCGCTTTCGCCGTCGTCGTTCTTGATCGGCGCCTCGTCGGTCAGCAGGCCCCAGGTGTTGTGCGTTGCCTTGGCGAATTTCTTGTTGCGCTTGAGCTCCTTGAGAAAGGCCTTGGCCTCTTGCTCCGAGGTGCAGGGCCCGCCCGAGACCGCGTATTTCGAGCCGCGGTCGCTGATGATATTCTCGAGAATGCGCATGCCAGAGGGGTAAGCCGCGCCGCGCCAGCGCGCAAGCCTTCAGCGCCCGAGGTACCCCCGCTCGATCTCCAGCAGCCGCTGCTTGCGCCAGAGCCCGCCGCCGTAGCCGGTGAGCGAGCCGTCCGCACCGATCACCCGGTGGCAGGGGATCACCAGCGCGATCTGGTTGGCACCATTGGCCTGCGCCACCGCCCGCGTGGCCGAAGGCCGCCCCAGCGCCTGCGCCAGAGCGCCGTAGCTGCGCGTCTCGCCCGCCGGGATCTCGAGCAGGGCGCGCCAGACCGCGGTGGTGAACTCCGAGCCATGCAGCGCCAGCGGCGTGTCGAACTGCGCGCTCTCCCCGGCGAAGAAGCGCGCCAGCTCCTCGCGGATCTGATCGGACGGTGCGAACCGTCCGACCCCGATCTCGCCCCCCGCACCCTTGCGCAGCTTCTCGAGCTCGCGTGGCAGCGCCTTGCGGTCCATGAACTCCAGCAGGTGCAGGTGGCTCTTCGAGCAGACCGAGACCATGTCGCCGAGCGGCGTGGCGATCCAGTCCGCCCGCAGGAGTGCATCGGCTCTCAAGGCCCCCGGCGCCACGCCGAGCGCCCGGGCAAATCCCGCGCGGAAGGCCGAGGCGCTCTCGAAGCCCGCATCGAGCTGCGCCTCGATCACCGGCGCGCCCGAGGCCAGCGCGGTGAATCCCTCGCGCAGCCGCCGCTGCCGGGCCATTTCGAGGAAAGTCATGCCGAACTGCCTCTTGAAGGCGCGCCGCACGGTCGAGGGATCGAGCCCCATCGCCACGAGATCCGGCTCGGACCAGCGGAAGGCGGGGCGCGCCTCGAGCGCGTCCAGAAGCCGCGCGATCACCGGGTCGCTCTGGGCCATGGGGTTCAGCGGATGGCAACGCTTGCACGGGCGGAAACCGGCGGCGATGCACTCCCCCACGGTCTCGTGGAAGGTGCAGTTCGCGCGCAGCGGTTTGCGCGCCGGGCAGGTCAGCCGGCAGAAGATGCCGGTCGAGGCGACGCAGACAAAGGCCCGGCCATCGTAGGACGGGTCGCGCTCGAGCAGCGCCCGGTAGAGCGTGTCGGGGTCAGGAAGGGCAAACAGCATGGTCCGACTCTAGCCGATCCGTGTGTGGGATGCCGCCGGAAATCGGGCGGCTATTCACATTCCGGCGGCGCAGTGCGGCGCCGCTCTTGCCAAGGCGGCGGGCGAGCCCACATGTGATAAAAGATCGCAATTTCGATATATGAAAGGAGCCGAACGATGAAGACCGAGGAAGTGGGCGCCGCCCTGCTGGAGACGTGGTCCGTCGACGAGGTCGCCGAGGCCTTTGGTCGCAACGAGATCGTGCTGATCGACGTGCGCACGCCGCAGGAATACATGTTCGAGCACATCGAGGGCACGCTGCTGATGCCCATGGCCTTCTTCAAGCCCGAGAAGCTGCCGGGGCAGGGCGAGAAGCGGATCGTCTTCCACTGCGGTTCGGGCGCGCGTTCCGAGCGGGTCGCCCGCGCTGCCATCGCTGCCGGTCTCGCGCGAGTCGCGCATATGGAAGGCGGCTTCGGCGCGTGGAAGGGGAGCCACAAGCCCTACATCGGCACCAACATGGCCACCGGCGGCCCGACCCCGATCAGTTGAGCGGTCTCTGTCCCTTCTTCTCTGTCAAAATACGCCGGGGGTGAATTGTCCGCTGGCCGAGAGGGGCAGCGCGCCCTTGCGTGCCTCAACTCCGCCCGGTCACCCGGTCGAAGCGCTGCCGGGCCACGTCCTCGTCGCGCTCGGCCTTGCGGTCGGCGATCAGCGCCGCCTCGACGTAGCCGAGGTGTGCCTGCACCGCCGCCTTTGCGCCCGCCGGGTCGCGCGCCTGGAGCGCCGCGTTGATGGCGCGGTGTTGCTCGAGCAGGGCCTCGCGGGTGGTGCGCTGCTTGAACATGATCGAGCGGTTGTAGAAGACCCCCTCGCGCAGCAGCTGATACATCGAGCGCATCATGTGCAGCATGATGACGTTGTGGCTGGCCTCGATGATCGCGAGGTGGAAGTCGGCGTCGAGCCGCGCTTCCTCGGCCGGGTTGCGCTTCATATGCGCCGCTTCCATCTTTGCGAAGAGCGCCTCGATGACCTTCAGATCCGAGGGCGTCCCCTGCAGCGCCGCGCGCTCCGCCGCCAGACCCTCCATGTCCCGGCGGAAGCTGAGGTAGTCAAACACAGCTTCGTCATGTTTGGAAAAGAGCTGGATCAATGCGTCGGAAAAGGCCGATCCGAGCACCTCGGTGACGAAGACACCGGCCCCGGCCCGGGTCTCCAAGAGTCCGCGGTCCTGCAGGTCTGCCACCGCCTCGCGCAGGCTTGGGCGCGACACGCCCAGCCGTTCCGACAGCTCGCGCTCGGCAGGTAGGCGCTCGCCCGGGCGCAGGATGCCGCGCAGGATCAGTTCTTCGATCTGCCGCACCACGGCGCTGGATAGTTTCTCGGACTGCACGGGGCGGAAGGGCATGAATGGGTCCTGACAGGCGGGAATTGGTCAGATCATATGACCACGCGCGCCGCGGCTCAAGCGCGACACGAGGACAGTGATGCATAGCAAAGGGCGCTCACCAGCGCGACAGCGCGTCCTCGTCCTCGTCCTTGGCGGCCACCCAGGAGGTGCCGCCGCTGCCGCTTTCCTTCTTCCAGAAGGGCGCTCGGGACTTGAGGTAGTCCATCAGGTACTCGGCGGCCTCGAAGGCATGGACGCGATGCTTTGAGGCTGTGGCGACCATCATGATGCGCTCGCCCGGACCCATGCGGCCGTAGCGGTGGATCACCAGAATCTCGCCGAGATCCCAGCGTGCCTCGGCCTCGGCGGCGATCGCCTCGATCGCCTTCTGGGTCATGCCGGGGTAGTGCTCGATTTCCATCGTCTCAAGCGTGCCCGAGACGTCGCGCACCACGCCGGTAAAGGTCACCACGGCGCCCATGTCGGTGCGGCCCGCGGCGAAGGTGTCGGCCTCGG
The sequence above is a segment of the Alloyangia pacifica genome. Coding sequences within it:
- a CDS encoding YigZ family protein; translated protein: MRILENIISDRGSKYAVSGGPCTSEQEAKAFLKELKRNKKFAKATHNTWGLLTDEAPIKNDDGESGAGMVILRMLEREEVRNHIIVVTRWYGGKHLGGDRFRHVQDAVRTYLESME
- a CDS encoding bifunctional transcriptional activator/DNA repair enzyme AdaA, with the protein product MLFALPDPDTLYRALLERDPSYDGRAFVCVASTGIFCRLTCPARKPLRANCTFHETVGECIAAGFRPCKRCHPLNPMAQSDPVIARLLDALEARPAFRWSEPDLVAMGLDPSTVRRAFKRQFGMTFLEMARQRRLREGFTALASGAPVIEAQLDAGFESASAFRAGFARALGVAPGALRADALLRADWIATPLGDMVSVCSKSHLHLLEFMDRKALPRELEKLRKGAGGEIGVGRFAPSDQIREELARFFAGESAQFDTPLALHGSEFTTAVWRALLEIPAGETRSYGALAQALGRPSATRAVAQANGANQIALVIPCHRVIGADGSLTGYGGGLWRKQRLLEIERGYLGR
- a CDS encoding rhodanese-like domain-containing protein yields the protein MKTEEVGAALLETWSVDEVAEAFGRNEIVLIDVRTPQEYMFEHIEGTLLMPMAFFKPEKLPGQGEKRIVFHCGSGARSERVARAAIAAGLARVAHMEGGFGAWKGSHKPYIGTNMATGGPTPIS
- a CDS encoding FadR/GntR family transcriptional regulator; its protein translation is MPFRPVQSEKLSSAVVRQIEELILRGILRPGERLPAERELSERLGVSRPSLREAVADLQDRGLLETRAGAGVFVTEVLGSAFSDALIQLFSKHDEAVFDYLSFRRDMEGLAAERAALQGTPSDLKVIEALFAKMEAAHMKRNPAEEARLDADFHLAIIEASHNVIMLHMMRSMYQLLREGVFYNRSIMFKQRTTREALLEQHRAINAALQARDPAGAKAAVQAHLGYVEAALIADRKAERDEDVARQRFDRVTGRS
- a CDS encoding molybdenum cofactor biosynthesis protein MoaE, whose product is MSIRVVVQEEPFDFGAEADTFAAGRTDMGAVVTFTGVVRDVSGTLETMEIEHYPGMTQKAIEAIAAEAEARWDLGEILVIHRYGRMGPGERIMMVATASKHRVHAFEAAEYLMDYLKSRAPFWKKESGSGGTSWVAAKDEDEDALSRW